A genome region from Microcella alkaliphila includes the following:
- a CDS encoding DUF3566 domain-containing protein produces MSTVAEKLQRKSQRTVGAKQVRLKLVYIDFWSAVKLSFLIALCGAIVLVVAAFFIWVVVSSLGVLEQIDGLFGDILGDDAPRILELFSLGQVMLFAIILGIINLVAMTAIGAISALLYNLSVKVTGGLLVGFTNN; encoded by the coding sequence GTGAGTACTGTCGCCGAGAAGCTGCAGCGTAAATCGCAGCGCACCGTGGGCGCCAAGCAGGTCCGGCTGAAGCTCGTTTACATCGACTTCTGGTCGGCCGTAAAGCTGTCGTTCCTCATCGCGCTGTGTGGCGCAATCGTGCTCGTCGTCGCCGCCTTCTTCATCTGGGTCGTGGTCTCAAGCCTGGGTGTCCTGGAACAGATCGATGGACTGTTCGGCGACATCCTCGGCGACGATGCGCCGAGGATCCTCGAACTCTTTTCACTCGGCCAGGTGATGCTGTTCGCGATCATCCTCGGCATCATCAACCTCGTGGCGATGACCGCCATCGGGGCGATCTCGGCGCTGCTGTACAACCTCAGCGTCAAGGTCACCGGCGGCCTGCTCGTCGGCTTCACCAACAACTAA